One Pasteurella dagmatis DNA segment encodes these proteins:
- the ftnA gene encoding non-heme ferritin, with translation MLNKNIADKLNEQINLEFYSSNVYLQMSAWCAHNGYQGAAAFLLRHADEEMEHMHKLFTYVSETSGMPLLGKIEAPKNNYASLKEVFEIILEHEKFVTSKINELVEVTFSNKDYSTFNFLQWYVAEQHEEEMLFNSIIDKFNLLGEDGRSLYFIDRDLSTL, from the coding sequence ATGTTAAATAAAAACATCGCAGATAAGCTAAACGAACAAATTAATTTAGAGTTCTATTCTTCTAATGTTTATTTACAAATGAGCGCATGGTGTGCACATAACGGTTATCAAGGTGCGGCAGCATTCTTATTACGCCACGCTGATGAAGAAATGGAACATATGCATAAATTATTTACTTATGTAAGCGAAACAAGCGGTATGCCATTATTAGGTAAAATTGAAGCACCAAAAAATAACTATGCTTCTTTAAAAGAAGTGTTTGAAATTATTTTAGAACACGAAAAATTTGTCACTTCAAAAATCAATGAGTTAGTTGAAGTGACTTTTTCTAATAAAGACTACTCAACTTTTAACTTTTTACAATGGTATGTAGCTGAACAACACGAAGAAGAAATGTTATTTAATAGTATCATCGACAAATTTAACTTATTAGGCGAAGATGGTCGTTCGTTGTATTTCATTGACCGTGATTTATCGACATTATAA